One window of Amaranthus tricolor cultivar Red isolate AtriRed21 chromosome 13, ASM2621246v1, whole genome shotgun sequence genomic DNA carries:
- the LOC130797789 gene encoding NAC domain-containing protein 92 codes for MENGDQQAKEESLPPGFRFHPTDEELITFYLVNKISDSTFSCRAIADVDLNKSEPWDLPGKAKMGEKEWYFFSLRDRKYPTGVRTNRATNTGYWKTTGKDKEIFNTVTTDLVGMKKTLVFYRGRAPRGEKTNWVMHEYRVHSRSAYRSAKDEWVVCRVFQKSAGVKKYPTTQSTRAINLEMVPTHILSSPLLPLDPSQFNVGRSYMLNHHVDHLTDLSRVLRTGSSSTSSLPLQTQINYPLGPVTGPGNGPGFTISGLNLNLGGASHGTQQLRPMMNQQHDVTSSMLNGLENGYGSMDMNINNGHGGESSSRFMNVDNCVEFDNYWPPY; via the exons ATGGAAAATGGAGATCAACAAGCAAAGGAAGAAAGTCTGCCACCAGGATTTAGATTTCATCCAACTGATGAAGAGCTTATCACTTTTTACCTTGTTAATAAGATCTCCGATTCTACCTTTTCTTGCCGAGCTATTGCTGATGTTGATCTTAACAAATCAGAACCATGGGATCTTCCAG ggaaAGCTAAAATGGGAGAAAAGGAGTGGTATTTCTTCAGCCTAAGGGATAGAAAATATCCAACAGGAGTACGAACAAATCGTGCAACAAACACTGGTTACTGGAAAACCACCGGAAAAGACAAAGAAATATTCAACACTGTTACCACTGATTTGGTTGGTATGAAGAAGACTTTGGTTTTCTATCGGGGGAGAGCTCCGCGTGGAGAGAAAACTAATTGGGTCATGCATGAATATCGTGTTCATTCTAGATCTGCTTATCGAAGTGCCAAG GATGAATGGGTAGTCTGTCGGGTATTTCAAAAAAGTGCAGGAGTAAAGAAATACCCAACAACGCAATCCACTCGAGCAATCAACCTAGAAATGGTACCAACTCACATACTTTCATCACCATTGCTTCCATTAGATCCATCTCAATTTAACGTAGGAAGATCCTACATGCTCAACCATCATGTCGATCATCTTACCGACCTTTCGCGTGTCCTTCGAACTGGTTCCTCTAGTACATCATCCTTACCTCTACAAACCCAAATAAACTACCCACTTGGACCCGTTACTGGACCCGGTAATGGACCCGGATTCACCATTTCGGGTCTTAACTTAAACCTTGGTGGGGCCTCACATGGTACACAACAATTAAGGCCAATGATGAACCAACAACATGATGTTACTTCATCCATGTTGAATGGACTAGAAAATGGTTATGGATCCATGGATATGAATATAAACAATGGGCATGGTGGAGAATCAAGTAGTAGGTTCATGAATGTGGACAATTGTGTTGAGTTTGACAATTATTGGCCTCCATATTAA